The Serpentinimonas maccroryi genome has a segment encoding these proteins:
- the pdxH gene encoding pyridoxamine 5'-phosphate oxidase, protein MNIADLRKSYERAALSEDDSHPDPLQQFGRWFEEALNSELPEPNAMTLATVGSDLRPSTRVVLIKGYDAAGLVWYTNYDSRKGLELAGNPWAALQFHWTELERVVRIEGRVERVSAAESDAYFQTRPLEHRIGAWASAQSRVLSSRAALVAQALKVGAQFVLQPPRPPHWGGYRLRPDRWEFWQGRPNRLHDRLRYRLEGTAWVRERLYP, encoded by the coding sequence ATGAACATCGCCGACTTGCGCAAAAGCTACGAACGCGCCGCCCTGAGCGAGGACGACTCGCACCCCGACCCGCTGCAGCAGTTTGGCCGCTGGTTCGAGGAAGCCCTGAACAGCGAACTGCCCGAGCCCAACGCCATGACGCTGGCCACCGTGGGCAGCGACTTGCGCCCGAGCACGCGCGTGGTGCTGATCAAGGGCTACGACGCCGCTGGCTTGGTGTGGTACACCAACTACGACAGCCGCAAAGGACTAGAACTGGCCGGCAACCCGTGGGCGGCGCTGCAGTTTCACTGGACCGAGCTCGAGCGCGTGGTGCGCATCGAGGGCCGGGTGGAGCGCGTCAGCGCGGCCGAGAGCGACGCCTACTTCCAGACTCGGCCGCTGGAGCACCGCATCGGCGCCTGGGCCAGCGCGCAAAGCCGCGTGCTTTCCAGCCGCGCCGCGTTGGTGGCGCAAGCGCTCAAGGTCGGGGCCCAGTTTGTGCTGCAACCGCCGCGCCCGCCGCACTGGGGCGGCTACCGGCTGCGGCCAGACCGCTGGGAGTTCTGGCAGGGCCGCCCGAACCGCCTGCACGACCGGCTGCGCTACCGCCTCGAGGGCACCGCCTGGGTGCGCGAGCGCCTGTATCCCTGA
- the folK gene encoding 2-amino-4-hydroxy-6-hydroxymethyldihydropteridine diphosphokinase has translation MINTMHTTAARPPVSAWVGLGANLGDARASVLAAIEALGRLPRTQLLRASSLYRSAPWQAEGADFINAVAELHTHLSAPDLLQELQALEQAAGRARPYRNAPRTLDLDLLAYGAARIESARLTLPHPRLHERAFVLWPLAEIAPERVSAAALERVAGQRIERLG, from the coding sequence ATGATCAACACCATGCACACCACCGCCGCGCGCCCCCCGGTGTCGGCCTGGGTGGGCTTGGGTGCCAACCTGGGCGATGCCCGCGCCAGCGTGCTGGCCGCCATCGAGGCGCTGGGGCGCTTGCCGCGCACGCAGCTGCTGCGGGCCTCGAGCCTGTACCGCAGCGCGCCGTGGCAGGCCGAAGGGGCCGACTTCATCAACGCCGTGGCCGAATTGCACACGCACCTGAGCGCCCCCGACTTGCTGCAGGAGCTGCAAGCGCTCGAGCAGGCTGCCGGCCGCGCGCGCCCCTACCGCAACGCGCCGCGCACGCTCGACCTCGATCTGCTGGCATACGGCGCGGCGCGCATCGAGTCGGCACGGCTCACCCTGCCGCATCCGCGCTTGCACGAGCGCGCCTTCGTGTTGTGGCCGCTGGCCGAGATCGCGCCCGAGCGCGTCAGCGCCGCCGCGCTGGAGCGGGTGGCGGGGCAGCGCATCGAAAGGCTGGGGTAG
- the pcnB gene encoding polynucleotide adenylyltransferase PcnB: protein MITSFINRLLGKTRKASATPFGKREDVPVAVHGIDPSLVDGRALDVLHTLKRAGHEAYIVGGAVRDLLLGLRPKDFDVATSATPEQVKSLFRRAFIIGRRFRIVHVVFGRGREHEVIEVSTLRAYLDSADAEQISGNERSQKAALVGVGHAVDASGRVLRDNVWGTLEQDAARRDFSVNALYYDPETEVVVDFHHGIRDAKKRVLRLIGDPATRYREDPVRIIRAVRFAAKLSGLGFHFDSKTRAPLRPSLPLLAEVPPSRLFDEMLKLLQTGHALASLEQLQALGLGQGIYPLLDVVVERAHDPFVRAALQDTDRRVAEEKSVVPSFLLACVLWSDVREGWGRRQQAGSSPFAALQEAVDEAFDARIGDVSGRGKLAADMREIWLMQPRFDKRSGQAPFALVEQPRFRAGFDFLRLRAQVGEIDEELSHWWETFSLANEAVRRDMLEALRLEQQRNRAPAKGTGRAKAPRAPRSTADETRPELDPNQPELGEAEHGAAVGSEGGAADAAPARKRRRRRKPAGGGAGAGAGAGGEGGGGGGGGGGGGGGGGARAADSSAD, encoded by the coding sequence ATGATCACCTCTTTTATCAACCGCTTACTGGGCAAAACGCGCAAGGCCAGCGCCACCCCCTTTGGCAAGCGCGAAGACGTGCCGGTGGCGGTGCACGGCATCGACCCCTCGCTGGTCGATGGCCGCGCGCTCGATGTGCTGCACACCCTCAAGCGCGCCGGCCATGAGGCCTACATCGTGGGCGGGGCCGTGCGCGATTTGCTGCTGGGCTTGCGCCCCAAAGATTTCGACGTCGCCACCAGCGCCACGCCGGAGCAGGTCAAGTCCTTGTTTCGCCGCGCCTTCATCATCGGGCGCCGCTTTCGCATCGTGCACGTGGTGTTTGGGCGCGGGCGCGAGCACGAGGTGATCGAGGTCTCGACCCTGCGCGCCTACCTCGACAGCGCCGACGCCGAGCAGATCAGCGGCAACGAGCGCAGCCAGAAGGCGGCGCTGGTCGGGGTTGGGCACGCCGTCGATGCCAGCGGCCGGGTGCTGCGCGACAACGTCTGGGGCACGCTGGAGCAGGACGCGGCGCGGCGCGACTTCAGCGTCAACGCGCTCTATTACGACCCCGAGACCGAGGTGGTGGTGGATTTTCACCACGGCATCCGCGACGCCAAAAAGCGCGTGCTGCGCCTGATCGGCGACCCGGCCACGCGCTACCGCGAAGACCCGGTGCGCATCATCCGCGCCGTGCGCTTTGCCGCCAAGCTCAGCGGCCTGGGGTTTCACTTCGACAGCAAAACCCGCGCCCCTCTGCGCCCCAGCCTGCCGCTGCTGGCCGAGGTGCCGCCCAGCCGCTTGTTCGACGAAATGCTCAAATTGCTGCAAACCGGCCACGCCCTAGCCAGCCTCGAGCAGCTGCAGGCGCTCGGGCTGGGGCAGGGCATCTACCCCTTGCTCGACGTGGTGGTGGAGCGCGCCCACGACCCCTTTGTGCGCGCCGCGCTGCAAGACACGGATCGGCGCGTGGCCGAAGAAAAATCGGTGGTGCCAAGCTTTTTGCTGGCCTGCGTGCTGTGGAGCGATGTGCGCGAAGGCTGGGGGCGGCGCCAGCAGGCCGGCAGCAGCCCCTTCGCGGCGCTGCAAGAGGCGGTGGATGAGGCCTTCGATGCGCGCATCGGCGATGTGTCGGGGCGCGGCAAGCTGGCGGCCGATATGCGCGAAATCTGGCTCATGCAGCCGCGTTTCGACAAGCGCAGCGGCCAGGCCCCGTTTGCCCTGGTCGAGCAGCCGCGCTTTCGCGCCGGCTTTGATTTTTTGCGCCTGCGCGCCCAAGTGGGCGAGATCGACGAGGAGCTCTCGCACTGGTGGGAGACCTTCAGCTTGGCCAACGAAGCGGTGCGGCGCGACATGCTCGAGGCGCTGCGGCTCGAGCAGCAGCGCAACCGGGCGCCGGCCAAGGGCACGGGGCGCGCCAAAGCGCCCAGGGCGCCGCGCAGCACGGCAGACGAAACCCGGCCCGAGCTCGACCCCAATCAGCCCGAGCTGGGCGAGGCCGAGCACGGCGCGGCCGTGGGCAGCGAAGGCGGTGCAGCCGATGCCGCCCCCGCACGCAAACGCCGGCGCCGACGCAAACCTGCTGGGGGTGGTGCGGGTGCTGGTGCTGGTGCGGGTGGCGAAGGTGGCGGTGGTGGCGGTGGTGGCGGTGGTGGCGGTGGCGGTGGCGGAGCACGCGCCGCCGATTCCAGCGCGGACTGA
- a CDS encoding HAD family hydrolase, which translates to MKLALFDLDHTLLPLDSDHAWGQFTTRIGWTDAETFTRRNDEFFAQYQAGALDIHDYVRFSTAAVRERGAQAAAAAHQQYMREVITPQLRPAAFELIERHRRAGDALLIITATNEFVTRPIAHAFGIDELLAVELARGPDGWYSGEIAGTPSFREGKVQRLEQWLAARGLGWGQVHTTFYSDSLNDLPLLEKADVPVATNPSAGLRALAQQRGWPILDLFDTAPA; encoded by the coding sequence ATGAAGCTGGCCCTATTTGACCTCGACCACACCTTGCTGCCACTGGACTCTGACCACGCCTGGGGCCAGTTCACCACCCGCATCGGCTGGACCGACGCCGAAACCTTCACGCGCCGCAACGACGAATTTTTTGCCCAGTACCAAGCCGGCGCGCTCGACATTCACGACTACGTGCGCTTCAGCACCGCCGCCGTGCGCGAGCGCGGTGCGCAGGCCGCCGCCGCCGCGCACCAACAATACATGCGCGAAGTGATCACGCCGCAGCTGCGGCCCGCCGCATTCGAGCTGATCGAGCGCCACCGCCGCGCCGGCGACGCGCTGCTCATCATCACCGCCACCAACGAGTTCGTCACGCGCCCGATCGCGCACGCGTTCGGCATCGACGAACTGCTGGCGGTCGAACTGGCGCGCGGCCCCGATGGCTGGTACAGTGGCGAGATCGCGGGCACGCCCTCGTTTCGCGAAGGCAAGGTGCAGCGCCTAGAGCAATGGCTGGCCGCGCGCGGCTTGGGCTGGGGCCAGGTGCACACCACGTTTTATTCCGACTCCCTCAACGACCTGCCCTTGCTCGAAAAAGCCGACGTGCCGGTGGCCACCAACCCTTCGGCTGGCTTGCGCGCGCTGGCGCAACAACGCGGCTGGCCTATTCTCGACCTATTTGATACCGCACCGGCATGA
- the hda gene encoding DnaA regulatory inactivator Hda encodes MQQLVLDLGLAAPPALDNFLTDLDTEQPALAHLRQLLAQPQRATVPTFIWGAPGTGKTHLLHAVRLALQQQGLAVGWLDASSQVLPDFDESWSAVLLDDCQHYGSAQQALAFNWCINALTPADGRARWVLAAADRPPADLELRPDLRTRLAWGHVFQLPVLSDAERRRVLRQAASVRGLLVPDELLDFMLNRFARELGSLMALLERLDGYALRTQRPLSIPLLKAMLDEHA; translated from the coding sequence ATGCAGCAACTGGTGCTCGATTTGGGGCTGGCCGCGCCACCCGCGCTCGACAATTTCCTCACCGACCTCGACACCGAGCAGCCGGCCTTGGCGCACCTGCGTCAGCTGCTGGCGCAGCCGCAGCGCGCCACCGTGCCCACTTTTATTTGGGGCGCGCCCGGCACCGGCAAAACGCACCTGCTGCACGCGGTGCGGCTGGCGCTGCAGCAGCAGGGGTTGGCGGTGGGCTGGCTCGACGCCAGCTCCCAGGTGCTGCCCGATTTTGATGAGAGCTGGAGCGCCGTGCTGCTCGACGACTGCCAGCACTACGGCAGCGCGCAGCAGGCGCTGGCCTTCAACTGGTGCATCAACGCGCTCACGCCCGCCGACGGCCGCGCGCGCTGGGTGCTGGCCGCCGCCGACCGGCCGCCGGCTGACCTCGAGCTGCGCCCCGACCTGCGCACCCGGCTGGCGTGGGGCCATGTGTTCCAATTGCCGGTGTTGAGCGACGCCGAGCGCCGCCGCGTGCTGCGCCAAGCCGCCAGCGTGCGCGGGCTCTTGGTGCCCGACGAGCTGCTCGATTTCATGCTCAACCGCTTTGCGCGCGAGCTCGGAAGCCTGATGGCGCTGCTCGAGCGGCTCGACGGCTACGCCCTGCGCACCCAGCGGCCGCTGAGCATCCCCTTGCTCAAGGCCATGCTCGATGAGCACGCATGA
- a CDS encoding AI-2E family transporter has translation MLLTPAQLRVLAWLSLAVVAWLLLDLLAPVLMPFLVAAVLAYALHPAVERLHGRGVPRWVGAGLALTLLLLVLLAVMLLIVPVITHQVPLLRDQIPLLLENFNAWIGPLAARFGLNAQIDVAMVRELLQRLISGEEGQWIEYLLSSLRIGGSVLLAALGFLVLTPIAAYYLLLDWDWLVENTKLLVPPRWRAPTQRFLDETDQVLGQYLRGQLLVMSSMAVFFTVGLMLVGLDLALPIGVFTGLAMFVPFLGFGVGMVLGLLAALLQFGDLWGVLLVGAVFMLGQTLESMFLTPRLLGGRIGMHPIAVIFALMAFGHLFGFIGVLIALPVSAVLVVALRRLQALYQSSALYTDGMERVPAPAAFADAAPATGPALATPPVAHAPGNPPT, from the coding sequence ATGTTGCTCACCCCTGCGCAGTTGCGCGTGCTCGCCTGGCTCAGCTTGGCCGTGGTGGCGTGGCTGCTGCTGGATCTGCTGGCCCCGGTGCTGATGCCCTTTTTGGTCGCGGCGGTGCTGGCCTACGCCCTGCACCCGGCGGTGGAGCGCCTGCATGGGCGCGGGGTGCCGCGCTGGGTCGGGGCCGGGCTGGCGCTCACGTTGCTGCTGCTGGTGCTGCTGGCGGTGATGCTGCTGATCGTGCCCGTGATCACGCACCAGGTGCCGCTGCTGCGCGACCAGATTCCGCTGCTGCTGGAAAATTTCAACGCTTGGATCGGCCCTTTGGCCGCGCGTTTTGGGCTGAACGCGCAGATCGACGTGGCGATGGTGCGCGAGCTGCTGCAGCGGCTCATCAGCGGCGAGGAGGGGCAGTGGATCGAGTACCTGTTGTCGTCGTTGCGCATCGGCGGCAGCGTCTTGCTGGCGGCGCTGGGTTTTCTGGTGCTCACCCCGATTGCCGCCTATTACCTGTTGCTGGACTGGGACTGGCTGGTTGAAAACACCAAGCTGCTGGTGCCACCGCGCTGGCGCGCCCCGACGCAGCGTTTTCTGGACGAGACCGACCAGGTGCTGGGGCAGTACCTGCGCGGCCAACTGCTGGTCATGAGCAGCATGGCGGTGTTTTTTACCGTCGGCCTGATGCTGGTCGGGCTCGATCTGGCGCTGCCCATAGGTGTCTTTACCGGCTTGGCGATGTTCGTGCCCTTCCTCGGCTTTGGCGTCGGGATGGTGCTGGGCCTGCTGGCAGCGCTGCTGCAGTTTGGTGATCTGTGGGGGGTGTTGCTGGTGGGCGCCGTCTTTATGCTGGGTCAGACCCTAGAGAGCATGTTCCTGACGCCGCGCCTGCTGGGCGGGCGCATCGGTATGCACCCGATCGCCGTGATTTTTGCCCTGATGGCCTTTGGGCACCTGTTTGGTTTTATCGGGGTGCTGATCGCGCTGCCGGTGAGCGCGGTGCTGGTGGTGGCGCTGCGCCGCTTGCAGGCGCTGTACCAAAGCAGCGCGCTCTACACCGACGGCATGGAGCGGGTGCCTGCGCCTGCCGCTTTCGCTGATGCCGCCCCCGCCACAGGGCCGGCCTTGGCGACCCCGCCCGTTGCGCACGCCCCCGGGAACCCGCCCACCTGA
- the purM gene encoding phosphoribosylformylglycinamidine cyclo-ligase: MTTTPLSYKDAGVDIEAGDALVERIKPLAKKTLREGVLAGIGGFGALFEVPKRYREPVLVSGTDGVGTKLKLAFEWQLHDTVGIDLVAMSVNDVLVQGAEPLFFLDYFACGKLDVDTAAAVVGGIARGCELAGCALIGGETAEMPGMYPAGEYDLAGFCVGAVEKARILTGQTVASGDAVLGLASSGVHSNGFSLLRKCLEREASKLPATLDGQPLRQAIMAPTRIYVRSVLQALAQHPFDAPAGGIKALAHITGGGLLENIPRVLPDHLAAELVSGSWPQSELFAWLQRSAGIDDFEMNRTFNNGIGMVLVVDAAAADAVAATLRAQGETVYAIGQIAARGTGAAVRVG; the protein is encoded by the coding sequence ATGACCACGACACCCCTCTCCTACAAAGACGCCGGCGTTGACATCGAGGCCGGCGACGCGCTGGTCGAGCGCATCAAGCCCTTGGCCAAAAAAACCCTGCGCGAAGGCGTGCTGGCGGGCATCGGCGGCTTTGGCGCGCTGTTTGAAGTGCCCAAGCGCTACCGCGAACCGGTGCTGGTCTCGGGCACCGACGGCGTGGGCACCAAGCTCAAGCTGGCCTTCGAGTGGCAGCTGCACGACACGGTGGGCATCGACCTCGTGGCCATGAGCGTCAACGACGTGCTGGTGCAAGGCGCCGAGCCGCTGTTTTTCCTCGACTACTTTGCCTGCGGCAAGCTGGATGTCGATACCGCGGCGGCGGTGGTGGGCGGCATCGCGCGCGGCTGCGAACTGGCGGGCTGCGCCCTGATCGGCGGTGAGACCGCCGAAATGCCGGGCATGTACCCGGCGGGCGAGTACGATCTGGCCGGTTTTTGCGTCGGGGCGGTGGAAAAAGCGCGCATCCTCACCGGACAGACCGTGGCCAGCGGCGACGCGGTGCTGGGCCTGGCCTCCAGCGGCGTGCACTCGAATGGCTTTTCGCTGCTGCGCAAGTGCCTCGAGCGCGAGGCCTCCAAGCTGCCCGCCACCCTCGACGGCCAGCCGCTGCGCCAAGCCATCATGGCGCCCACGCGCATCTACGTGCGCAGCGTGTTGCAGGCGCTGGCGCAGCACCCCTTCGATGCGCCAGCGGGCGGCATCAAGGCGCTGGCGCACATCACCGGCGGCGGTTTGCTGGAAAACATTCCGCGCGTGCTGCCCGATCACTTGGCAGCCGAACTGGTGTCGGGCAGCTGGCCGCAGAGCGAGCTCTTTGCCTGGCTGCAGCGCAGCGCCGGCATCGACGATTTCGAGATGAACCGCACCTTCAACAACGGCATCGGCATGGTGCTGGTGGTCGATGCCGCCGCCGCCGACGCGGTGGCCGCCACCTTGCGCGCCCAAGGTGAAACGGTGTACGCCATCGGCCAGATCGCGGCGCGCGGCACCGGGGCGGCGGTGCGGGTGGGCTAA
- the murJ gene encoding murein biosynthesis integral membrane protein MurJ, translating into MSLFKSASVVSLLTLLSRISGLVRDLLIAATFGVSAMTDAFNVAFRIPNLLRRLFAEGAFSQAFVPVLAATRAQEGDEATKDLIDRVATVLAWALTLTCIVGVLAAPLLVWAMASGLARDPYTFDVTVALTRWMFPYIGFMSLVALAAGVLNTWKRFAVPAATPVLLNVGLILAAAWGAPWFESMGIEPIMALAGGVLLGGTLQLAVQLAALKRLGLLPRVALRWSKVRAAWQHPGTQRILTLMLPALLGVSVAQISLLINTQIASHLATGSVSWLTFADRLMEFPTALLGVALGVVLLPQLAAASAAADPTRYSQMLDWGLRLVLVLAVPSAVALLTIAVPLVAVLFHYGAFTAFDVRQTALALMGYGVGLVGLIAIKILAPAFYAKQDIKTPVRIAIVVLVLTQVFNLLLVPTMAHAGLALAIGLGALINAGWLLIGLLRRGSYQPQPGWLVLALQVLAASALLALFLLWGSSQFDWLHEDVVVWQRLLAMLGLMVGAALVYFGTLLLAGVKLKRLVRM; encoded by the coding sequence GTGTCGCTCTTTAAATCCGCCTCAGTCGTCTCGCTGCTCACCCTGCTGTCGCGCATCAGCGGTTTGGTGCGCGATCTGCTCATCGCCGCCACCTTTGGCGTGAGCGCCATGACCGACGCTTTCAACGTCGCCTTTCGCATTCCCAACCTGCTGCGGCGCCTGTTTGCCGAAGGCGCCTTCAGCCAGGCGTTTGTGCCGGTGCTGGCCGCCACCCGCGCGCAAGAGGGCGATGAGGCCACCAAAGACCTGATCGACCGCGTGGCCACGGTGCTGGCTTGGGCGCTGACGCTGACTTGCATCGTGGGCGTGCTGGCGGCACCGCTGCTGGTGTGGGCCATGGCCTCCGGGCTGGCGCGCGACCCCTACACCTTTGACGTGACGGTGGCGCTGACGCGCTGGATGTTCCCCTACATCGGCTTCATGTCGCTGGTGGCGCTGGCGGCCGGGGTGCTCAACACCTGGAAGCGCTTTGCCGTGCCGGCGGCCACGCCGGTGCTGCTCAATGTCGGGCTGATCCTAGCGGCGGCTTGGGGCGCGCCGTGGTTTGAATCGATGGGCATCGAGCCGATCATGGCGCTGGCCGGTGGCGTGTTGCTCGGCGGCACCTTGCAGCTGGCGGTGCAGCTGGCAGCCCTCAAGCGCCTGGGGCTGCTGCCGCGCGTGGCACTGCGCTGGTCCAAGGTGCGCGCGGCCTGGCAGCACCCGGGCACGCAGCGCATCCTCACGCTCATGCTGCCAGCGCTGCTGGGGGTGAGCGTGGCGCAGATTTCGCTGCTCATCAACACCCAGATCGCTTCGCACCTGGCCACCGGCAGCGTGAGCTGGCTCACCTTTGCCGACCGGCTGATGGAGTTCCCGACCGCGCTGCTGGGGGTGGCGCTGGGCGTGGTGCTGCTGCCGCAACTGGCGGCCGCCAGCGCCGCCGCCGACCCGACGCGCTACAGCCAGATGCTCGACTGGGGCCTGCGGCTGGTGCTGGTGCTGGCCGTGCCCAGCGCGGTGGCGCTGCTGACCATCGCCGTGCCGCTGGTGGCGGTGCTGTTTCATTACGGCGCCTTTACGGCCTTTGATGTGCGCCAGACCGCGCTGGCCCTGATGGGCTACGGCGTGGGGCTGGTGGGGCTGATTGCGATCAAGATTCTGGCCCCGGCCTTTTACGCCAAGCAAGACATCAAAACCCCGGTGCGCATCGCCATCGTGGTGCTGGTGCTGACGCAGGTGTTCAACCTGCTGCTGGTGCCCACCATGGCGCACGCCGGGCTGGCGCTGGCCATCGGGCTGGGGGCCCTGATCAACGCCGGCTGGCTGCTGATCGGGCTGCTGCGCCGCGGTTCCTACCAACCGCAGCCGGGCTGGCTGGTGCTGGCGCTGCAGGTGCTGGCCGCCAGCGCGCTGCTGGCGCTGTTTTTGCTGTGGGGCAGCAGCCAGTTTGACTGGCTGCACGAGGATGTGGTGGTGTGGCAACGCCTGCTGGCCATGCTCGGGCTGATGGTGGGCGCGGCGCTGGTCTATTTTGGCACCCTGCTGCTGGCTGGGGTGAAGCTCAAGCGGCTGGTGCGGATGTAG
- a CDS encoding 3',5'-nucleoside bisphosphate phosphatase yields MPIFNADLHCHSTVSDGTLTPEVLAARAKANGVELWALTDHDEVSGQQRAIDAARALALPYLTGTEISVSFFELTVHIVGLGFDHTHPALLQGLERTRSGRSERALEMAQQLRLVGIPGVFEGALKYVSNPELISRAHFARYLVEAGVCKDVQEVFRKYLTDGKPGFVPHRWASLGDAVRWIVEAGGVAVIAHPARYNHPNATQEYALFSEFKAHGGQAVEVLTGSHSSAEAAQYAEMALEFGLAASRGSDFHSPGESHCELGALPTLDARLQPVWDLLAHRVH; encoded by the coding sequence ATGCCGATTTTCAACGCCGACCTGCACTGCCACTCCACCGTTTCCGACGGCACCCTCACGCCCGAGGTGCTGGCGGCGCGCGCCAAAGCCAACGGGGTCGAGCTCTGGGCCCTGACCGACCACGACGAAGTGAGCGGCCAGCAGCGCGCCATCGACGCCGCGCGCGCCTTGGCGCTGCCCTACCTCACCGGCACCGAGATCTCGGTCAGCTTTTTCGAGCTCACGGTGCACATCGTCGGGCTCGGTTTTGACCACACCCACCCGGCACTGCTGCAGGGCCTGGAGCGCACGCGCAGCGGCCGCAGCGAGCGCGCACTAGAAATGGCGCAGCAGTTGCGCCTGGTCGGCATCCCCGGTGTCTTCGAGGGGGCGCTCAAATACGTCAGCAACCCGGAGCTGATTTCGCGCGCCCATTTTGCGCGCTACCTGGTCGAGGCCGGGGTGTGCAAAGACGTGCAAGAGGTGTTTCGCAAATACCTCACCGACGGCAAACCCGGCTTCGTGCCACACCGCTGGGCCAGCTTGGGCGACGCGGTGCGCTGGATCGTCGAGGCCGGCGGCGTGGCGGTGATCGCGCACCCGGCGCGCTACAACCACCCCAACGCCACCCAAGAGTACGCGCTGTTCAGCGAATTCAAGGCCCATGGCGGGCAAGCGGTGGAGGTGCTCACCGGCAGCCACAGCAGCGCCGAAGCGGCCCAGTACGCCGAGATGGCGCTCGAGTTTGGCCTTGCGGCCTCGCGCGGCTCCGACTTTCACAGCCCCGGCGAGAGCCACTGCGAGCTCGGCGCCCTGCCCACGCTCGACGCGCGCTTGCAGCCGGTGTGGGATTTGCTGGCACACCGTGTCCACTGA
- a CDS encoding DMT family transporter, with protein sequence MSTEAARLVQPRALLGIAFVVLAVACFAALDATVKLLGASISVLMVVWFRYTFQALVMAAVVLPTRGWRSLATRQPLLHALRGLLLLAVSTLSFVSVQHMPLGEFTAMIMLTPLVVTLLAAVFLREAVSRLRWLLVWGGFAGALLIIQPTGAALGWFVLVPLLMVLLYAAFQILTSRMARSEDAMTMHCYTGWTGAALMTLALPWVWQTIPDLRTLALLCLAGLCGTVGHFLFIQAFARAPASTLAPYMYLQVGFALLLGWLLFGHLPGLWAWVGMGLIVLCGATLVWLTARQPKID encoded by the coding sequence GTGTCCACTGAAGCCGCGCGCTTGGTGCAGCCACGCGCGCTGCTGGGCATTGCCTTTGTGGTGCTGGCGGTGGCCTGCTTTGCGGCGCTGGATGCCACCGTCAAGCTGCTGGGTGCCAGCATCTCGGTGCTCATGGTGGTGTGGTTTCGCTACACCTTTCAGGCGCTGGTCATGGCCGCGGTGGTGCTGCCCACGCGCGGCTGGCGTTCGCTGGCCACGCGCCAGCCGCTGCTGCACGCGCTGCGCGGGCTGCTGCTGCTGGCGGTGAGCACGCTGAGCTTTGTCAGCGTGCAGCACATGCCGCTGGGCGAGTTCACCGCCATGATCATGCTCACGCCGCTGGTGGTGACGCTGCTGGCGGCCGTGTTTTTGCGCGAAGCCGTGAGCCGCCTGCGCTGGCTGCTGGTCTGGGGCGGGTTTGCTGGGGCCTTGCTCATCATCCAGCCCACCGGGGCCGCGTTGGGCTGGTTTGTGCTGGTGCCGCTGCTCATGGTGCTGCTGTACGCCGCGTTCCAGATTTTGACCAGCCGCATGGCGCGCAGCGAAGACGCCATGACCATGCACTGCTACACCGGCTGGACCGGGGCCGCGCTGATGACGCTGGCCCTGCCCTGGGTCTGGCAGACCATCCCCGACTTGCGCACGCTGGCGCTGCTGTGCCTGGCGGGGCTGTGCGGCACCGTGGGGCATTTTTTGTTCATCCAGGCTTTTGCGCGCGCGCCGGCCTCTACCCTAGCCCCCTACATGTATCTGCAAGTGGGCTTTGCGCTGCTGCTGGGCTGGCTGCTGTTTGGCCACCTGCCGGGGCTGTGGGCCTGGGTGGGCATGGGTCTGATCGTGCTCTGCGGCGCCACCTTGGTCTGGCTCACGGCGCGCCAACCCAAAATCGACTGA
- a CDS encoding L-threonylcarbamoyladenylate synthase, translating into MSQYFQLHPDNPQPRLLKQAVQALHQGGVLALPTDSSYALVCHLDDKDAVERLRRIRGVDAKHPLTLLCRDLSELASYARVSNAQFRLLKLGTPGPYTFVLEASKEVPRRLSHPARKTIGLRVPAHKVLQALLELHGAPLLGTTLIEPGASEPLNDANEIRQRLEHSLAAVIDAGACALEPTTVLDLTPMAQGEAPQLLRQGQGSLAALGL; encoded by the coding sequence ATGTCGCAGTATTTTCAACTCCACCCCGACAATCCGCAGCCGCGCCTGCTCAAGCAAGCGGTGCAGGCGCTGCACCAGGGCGGCGTGCTGGCGCTGCCCACCGACTCCAGCTACGCGCTGGTCTGCCACCTCGACGACAAAGACGCGGTCGAGCGCCTGCGCCGCATCCGCGGCGTCGATGCCAAGCACCCGCTCACGCTGCTGTGCCGCGACCTGTCTGAGCTGGCCAGCTACGCACGCGTGAGCAACGCCCAGTTTCGCCTGCTCAAACTCGGCACCCCCGGCCCCTACACCTTCGTGCTCGAGGCCAGCAAAGAGGTGCCGCGGCGCCTGAGCCACCCGGCGCGCAAAACCATCGGGCTGCGCGTGCCGGCGCACAAGGTGCTGCAAGCGCTGCTGGAACTGCACGGCGCGCCGCTGCTGGGCACCACCCTGATCGAGCCCGGCGCCAGCGAGCCCCTGAACGATGCGAACGAAATCCGCCAGCGCCTCGAGCACAGCCTGGCCGCCGTGATCGACGCCGGCGCCTGTGCGCTGGAGCCCACCACCGTGCTCGACCTCACGCCCATGGCCCAGGGCGAGGCGCCGCAGCTGCTGCGCCAGGGCCAAGGCAGCTTGGCCGCGCTCGGGTTGTAA